A region of Haliotis asinina isolate JCU_RB_2024 chromosome 9, JCU_Hal_asi_v2, whole genome shotgun sequence DNA encodes the following proteins:
- the LOC137297142 gene encoding melatonin receptor type 1B-A-like translates to MDADDNVTRLTFGRQEFLTIQPEIAIPILFILGLATVVGTLGNGLILVSVATRKSLHNVESIFIVNLACSDLYVTAIADPMSIIAKLEGSDFFDRIPGLCRVIGSLCTMSCVASLMTIAAMSCNRYVFIVHHSHYKSIFNTRNCVIYCMLFYCVGMSLVLLNLADIGDHSFDHKSLECIWERMATYPYTVVFSVVMVWIPIIVTGVSYLRMYRHVREVRSRVENARSAHPGSAEKSADLKPSYKLAKTLFIIYLVFSVCWIPYALLIVLDSRDSFQHELHVCIVVFAHLHPSINWLVYYATNRKFHNAFIDILGLDKCFYFQQEMTMSQSAQEPLNVHPKGKNGTAETTSGNVVS, encoded by the exons ATGGACGCGGATGACAATGTAACTCGGTTGACGTTTGGGCGCCAAGAATTCTTGACCATCCAGCCAGAAATTGCGATCCCGATTTTGTTTATACTTGGGCTTGCAACAGTTGTCGGAACATTAGGAAATGGCCTGATTCTGGTGTCCGTGGCAACGAGAAAGTCTCTTCACAACGTGGAGTCTATCTTCATCGTCAACCTCGCCTGCTCCGACCTGTACGTGACGGCGATAGCGGACCCAATGAGTATCATAG CCAAACTGGAGGGCTCCGACTTCTTCGACCGTATCCCGGGACTCTGTCGTGTCATTGGCTCGTTGTGCACGATGTCGTGTGTGGCGTCTCTCATGACCATCGCCGCCATGAGCTGCAACAGATACGTCTTCATTGTCCACCACAGTCACTACAAATCCATCTTCAACACCCGCAACTGCGTCATCTACTGCATGTTATTTTATTGTGTCGGTATGAGCCTGGTCCTGCTCAACCTTGCCGACATCGGCGACCATTCCTTTGACCACAAGAGCCTTGAGTGTATTTGGGAGCGCATGGCGACGTACCCTTATACCGTCGTATTCTCCGTCGTAATGGTGTGGATCCCGATCATCGTCACTGGGGTATCCTATCTGCGCATGTACCGTCACGTGCGAGAAGTCCGTTCACGGGTAGAGAATGCACGTTCAGCCCACCCTGGATCAGCAGAAAAGTCAGCGGATCTGAAACCAAGCTACAAACTGGCAAAGACTCTATTCATCATATACCTCGTGTTCTCCGTGTGCTGGATACCATATGCATTACTGATCGTACTAGACTCACGTGACTCGTTCCAGCACGAGCTGCACGTGTGTATCGTGGTTTTCGCTCACCTCCACCCGTCCATCAACTGGCTCGTTTATTACGCCACTAACAGGAAGTTTCACAATGCTTTCATAGACATCCTTGGCCTTGACAAATGTTTCTATTTTCAGCAGGAAATGACAATGTCGCAATCTGCACAGGAGCCGCTAAACGTCCACCCGAAAGGAAAAAATGGCACTGCCGAAACTACTTCTGGTAATGTTGTGTCATAA